A single genomic interval of Eurosta solidaginis isolate ZX-2024a chromosome 3, ASM4086904v1, whole genome shotgun sequence harbors:
- the LOC137247176 gene encoding uncharacterized protein, with amino-acid sequence MKYLNYLCNIFTYFFIFLHLNLKNVKCRSNFEIIYTKFNCTKIDPQSYLDFINCNISKNSQRSSLNIEMKFKKDLNRFRVNILIAVPRGSSDFVILNLKNVNGCQIIGNQNQGPFLTQVLNLVNQYGNIIRKCPYKRDTLYYLRAFRLDMSALPPLSFETDMKCIFELVREGHKIFWGCAETRIQMRHKH; translated from the exons atgaagtatttaAACTATTTGTGTAACATTTTCacatattttttcatatttttgcatctaaatttaaaaaatgtgaaatGCAGG AGCAACTTCGAAATCATCTATACTAAATTTAATTGTACCAAAATAGATCCGCAAAGTTATCTGGACTTTATTAATTGTAATATTTCCAAGAACTCACAGCGTTCCTCACTTAATATAGAAATGAAATTCAAAAAGGATTTAAACAGATTTAGAGTGAATATATTGATTGCAGTTCCACGAGGTAGTTCCGATTTTGTAATTCTCAACTTAAAAAATGTGAATGGGTGTCAAATAATAGGGAATCAAAATCAGGGGCCCTTCCTTACTCAAGTGCTTAACTTAGTGAACCAGTATGGTAATATAATACGAAAATGTCCCTACAAACGTGACACCCTTTATTATCTTCGTGCCTTTCGTTTGGATATGAGTGCATTGCCGCCACTCTCCTTCGAAACTGATATGAAGTGTATATTTGAGCTTGTGCGTGAAGGTCATAAAATTTTTTGGGGTTGCGCAGAGACTCGTATACAAATGCGGCACAAACATTAG